From Methanosarcina lacustris Z-7289, one genomic window encodes:
- a CDS encoding cation diffusion facilitator family transporter: MKGTDSTGNETLSHSDETENTRYSQAIYVTKVAMVSNVLLTGFKFFAGIMGNSSAMIADAAHSLSDFMTDIAVIAGLKVARKPGDSTHNYGHGKIETLSAAFIGLVLVAVAFGIFWGGLQKVIAFYQGEVLPTPSGIALVAAILSIVIKEWLYRYTIIYARKLKSDALIANAWHHRSDAFSSVGTMVGIGGAILLGGRWVVLDPIAAVILSFFIFKVAFDISYKNLNELLEASLDSATHRSIEETLMSTKGVLGFHELKTRKIGNAMAADVHIEVDRNLNIVDAHEISTQVEDRLKEVCGKNGYFSIHVEPCSDSNSDSGYKGKNKDHTSS; encoded by the coding sequence ATGAAAGGAACTGATAGTACAGGTAATGAAACACTCTCTCACTCCGATGAGACTGAAAATACCCGGTATTCCCAGGCAATTTATGTAACAAAGGTTGCGATGGTTTCAAATGTCTTACTGACCGGGTTTAAGTTTTTTGCAGGGATAATGGGCAACAGTTCAGCAATGATTGCTGATGCCGCCCATTCCCTGTCAGACTTTATGACTGACATCGCAGTAATAGCAGGTTTGAAAGTTGCCAGAAAACCAGGAGACAGCACACATAACTATGGGCATGGGAAAATCGAGACCCTCTCTGCTGCGTTTATAGGACTGGTACTGGTTGCAGTGGCTTTCGGGATTTTCTGGGGCGGCCTCCAAAAGGTTATTGCTTTTTATCAGGGAGAAGTGCTGCCAACTCCAAGTGGGATCGCTCTTGTTGCAGCAATCCTCTCAATAGTGATTAAAGAGTGGCTGTACCGCTACACCATTATATATGCCCGGAAACTTAAGAGTGATGCACTGATCGCAAACGCCTGGCACCACCGTTCAGACGCCTTCTCTTCAGTAGGGACAATGGTTGGAATCGGAGGTGCAATCCTGCTTGGAGGCAGGTGGGTGGTGCTCGACCCGATAGCCGCCGTAATATTGAGTTTCTTTATCTTCAAAGTGGCTTTCGATATCTCATATAAAAATCTGAACGAACTGCTGGAAGCCTCACTGGACTCGGCAACCCATAGAAGTATTGAGGAAACTCTGATGTCCACAAAGGGTGTGCTGGGTTTCCATGAATTAAAAACCCGAAAAATAGGAAATGCCATGGCTGCAGATGTCCATATTGAAGTTGACAGAAACCTGAATATTGTGGATGCACACGAAATCTCAACACAGGTTGAAGACAGGTTAAAGGAAGTCTGCGGAAAAAACGGTTATTTCTCAATTCACGTGGAACCCTGTTCAGACTCAAATTCGGATTCAGGATACAAAGGAAAAAATAAAGATCATACGTCCTCTTGA
- a CDS encoding RNase J family beta-CASP ribonuclease, giving the protein MTEIGIVAVGGYNEMGRNMTAIIIGEDIVILDMGLRLDRVQIHEDVEIDKMHSLELIEMGAIPDDTIMKEINGTVRAIVCTHGHLDHIGAIPKLAHRYNAPILATPYTAAIIKQQIDSERKFEVCNRVIPLQAGGTYQVTEDISIEFIRVQHSIIDCVLAAVHTPAGAVLYACDFKLDRTPTMGEAPDFERFKSLGREGVIAMIVESTNAGRSGKTPSEQIAKDMVRDVLLGTEESDVGMIVTTFASHIARLKAIIEAAEEMGRIPVLMGRSMERYVSAARDVGYLDLPSNVEIYGMRKDVDRAFKRIMQEGKNKYLPIVTGHQGEPGSILVRVANGETPYTLDPGDKIIFSANVIPSPMTQANRYALETKLRMKGARIYDDVHVSGHAYREDHWELLRMVNPEHVIPAHGNMEMHGHYIEMAEDAGYVLGDTVHLLRNGEVLYIEE; this is encoded by the coding sequence ATGACTGAAATAGGAATTGTCGCAGTCGGCGGCTACAATGAAATGGGCCGTAATATGACTGCTATTATTATAGGTGAAGATATTGTCATTCTGGACATGGGGCTTCGGCTTGACCGGGTTCAAATTCATGAAGATGTTGAAATTGACAAGATGCATTCTCTTGAACTGATTGAGATGGGTGCAATTCCTGATGATACAATCATGAAAGAAATCAATGGGACTGTAAGGGCAATCGTCTGTACTCACGGGCACCTTGACCACATAGGTGCGATTCCAAAGCTTGCCCACAGGTACAATGCCCCCATACTTGCCACCCCCTATACCGCAGCTATCATCAAACAGCAGATCGATTCTGAGCGCAAGTTCGAGGTATGCAACAGGGTTATTCCTTTACAGGCAGGTGGAACCTACCAGGTTACGGAAGATATTTCTATAGAATTCATCAGGGTCCAGCACAGTATTATCGACTGTGTACTTGCAGCTGTGCACACTCCTGCAGGAGCTGTTCTTTATGCATGTGATTTCAAGCTGGACAGGACTCCTACTATGGGTGAGGCTCCTGACTTCGAGCGCTTCAAATCTCTCGGAAGGGAAGGGGTCATTGCAATGATTGTAGAAAGCACGAACGCAGGGCGCTCAGGAAAGACCCCCTCTGAACAGATCGCAAAGGACATGGTCAGGGATGTACTGCTCGGGACAGAAGAGTCCGACGTGGGCATGATCGTTACGACTTTTGCCTCTCACATTGCGAGGCTCAAAGCGATTATCGAGGCTGCCGAGGAAATGGGCCGAATTCCGGTGCTTATGGGGCGGTCCATGGAACGCTATGTGAGTGCAGCCAGGGATGTAGGTTACCTTGATCTGCCCTCCAATGTAGAGATTTACGGCATGAGAAAAGATGTCGACAGGGCGTTCAAGCGTATTATGCAGGAAGGCAAGAACAAGTATCTTCCTATCGTTACAGGCCACCAGGGAGAACCAGGCTCCATTCTCGTGCGGGTTGCAAACGGGGAGACGCCTTACACACTTGATCCCGGAGACAAGATTATTTTCTCCGCAAATGTAATCCCGAGCCCAATGACTCAGGCAAACCGCTATGCACTTGAGACTAAACTCAGGATGAAGGGCGCCAGGATCTATGACGATGTTCACGTATCAGGGCATGCTTACAGGGAAGATCACTGGGAGCTTTTGCGAATGGTAAATCCTGAGCATGTTATTCCTGCTCATGGGAATATGGAAATGCACGGGCACTACATTGAGATGGCAGAGGACGCGGGGTATGTACTCGGAGATACTGTACACCTTCTCAGAAATGGCGAAGTGTTATATATCGAAGAGTAA
- a CDS encoding H/ACA ribonucleoprotein complex subunit GAR1, producing MKRLGTVLHRSGLRNLILRGDEVKPDNVSGSLPKLNSVVVDKALNRIGTIGSVFGPVNHPYFLVKGFKQIPDSEIRALVNERVYIR from the coding sequence ATGAAACGACTCGGTACAGTGCTGCACAGGTCAGGTCTTAGAAACCTGATACTTAGAGGGGATGAGGTAAAACCCGATAACGTCTCAGGTAGTCTCCCAAAGTTGAATTCGGTTGTTGTTGACAAGGCCCTTAACCGGATTGGTACAATTGGCAGTGTCTTTGGACCTGTAAACCATCCCTATTTTTTAGTGAAGGGTTTTAAGCAAATTCCTGATTCTGAAATTCGGGCTCTCGTCAATGAAAGGGTCTATATTCGGTGA
- a CDS encoding class I SAM-dependent methyltransferase — MKRQCIKIPKKKGESARRVLLDFELLDNSLKIGLDETFLYLPLSREPLSHELADLPVEAELSEFDFEPQEKKPTPQDLLGFNPAYELIGDIALLEDESLDSQTASKIADVLLLAQPNIKTVVKPLTPVIGEFRLREFEVIAGELRTETVHREYGCRYKVDLARAYFTPRLSTERSRILSWVKGGDTVVDMFAGVGPYSILFAKSKKPLRVVAIDKNPDAVRYLRENITLNSAKNIDAIEGDAREEAKRFAGTADHVIMNLPHSAHEFLDSAVLLTKPGGIIHYYGMTHEDDLFESSVELIRKAAEKAGRKIEILEEKVVRSYAPHQYNICIEAKVI; from the coding sequence ATGAAGCGGCAATGCATAAAAATTCCAAAAAAGAAAGGAGAATCTGCAAGAAGAGTACTCCTTGATTTTGAACTCCTTGATAATTCACTGAAAATAGGTTTGGATGAAACTTTTCTTTATCTTCCCCTTTCCAGAGAACCTCTTTCGCATGAGCTGGCAGATCTTCCTGTGGAAGCTGAACTTTCGGAGTTTGATTTTGAGCCTCAGGAAAAAAAACCCACGCCTCAAGACCTTCTTGGTTTCAATCCGGCTTATGAGCTTATAGGGGATATTGCGCTTCTGGAAGACGAGAGTCTGGACTCACAAACAGCCTCCAAAATTGCCGATGTCCTTCTTCTTGCCCAGCCAAACATAAAAACAGTTGTTAAACCCCTAACTCCTGTTATAGGGGAGTTCAGGCTCAGGGAATTTGAGGTAATTGCAGGCGAGCTCAGGACCGAAACCGTCCACAGGGAGTACGGCTGCCGCTACAAAGTTGACCTTGCAAGGGCATATTTCACCCCCCGTCTCTCTACCGAACGCTCAAGAATCCTCTCCTGGGTTAAGGGAGGCGATACCGTTGTCGATATGTTTGCCGGGGTCGGTCCTTATAGCATCCTGTTTGCAAAAAGCAAAAAACCTTTAAGAGTTGTTGCAATCGACAAAAACCCTGATGCAGTCCGCTACCTCAGGGAAAATATAACCCTTAACTCCGCAAAAAACATCGACGCAATCGAAGGCGATGCCCGGGAAGAAGCAAAAAGATTTGCAGGCACTGCCGATCATGTAATCATGAACCTCCCTCACAGCGCCCACGAGTTCCTTGACTCGGCTGTCCTCCTTACAAAACCTGGCGGCATAATCCATTATTACGGAATGACTCATGAAGACGATCTCTTCGAAAGTTCCGTCGAACTTATCAGAAAAGCTGCGGAAAAAGCAGGAAGGAAGATTGAAATTCTGGAGGAAAAGGTAGTCCGTTCTTATGCCCCTCATCAGTATAATATATGTATAGAGGCAAAGGTAATTTGA
- a CDS encoding IS1634 family transposase, which produces MKKMDQKAKSKKLSPSAKGTKNFKKMSQLLNAKNFSQKTETPVVLVVCREFLDILGFDEIINDNVRWDKDQWSVSPATLARSIILTPFLRDDKRCPLYRIEEALEGLDLKLLFGGNYLRSDFNDDHLAKLLDRIAEAGSTGLFSRIAANSYVNFKIPVSHILHADTTSHVFYGECEVCEQEGYEGLNVTHGHSKDKHPELKQVMTGMLTDEYGIPVYEQTLDGNTADSTWFKSAIQYLQRLFGDGCSGYTFIADSKLVNKKNIEVIYGDKDPIRFISRCPSNFNSKTAEKAIKQAYLLNDWEDIGICCEDEKSKRAARYDAQGFVKTIYKNEFRLVVVKGDDAESKVKKSIEKEKQAIVDDVKKSFKEPFSCEPDAEKEIGAFLKKHKNSLFDIKLSVEKVVTEKRSRGRPSKDQKPPTIIEKFVVKLDKLTENEKRVEECKQDKESFVLITNIPVDEENNKQILQDYKKQRVIETNFEELKKPTMVSTIFLEKPERIEALMMLLHVSLLIRVLMRVITRMNLKNESEPPLIDFAGRPLMNPTADKLLRLFSLHSVVTVGDEHIIYSKSGKADHLRKLLELLGLHSETG; this is translated from the coding sequence ATGAAAAAAATGGATCAAAAAGCAAAAAGCAAAAAACTTTCTCCTTCTGCAAAAGGTACTAAAAATTTTAAAAAAATGTCTCAACTTTTGAACGCCAAAAATTTCTCCCAAAAAACGGAAACCCCAGTTGTTCTTGTCGTTTGCCGCGAGTTTCTTGACATACTCGGCTTTGATGAGATCATCAATGATAATGTTAGGTGGGATAAAGATCAGTGGTCAGTTTCTCCTGCAACACTTGCAAGAAGTATCATTTTAACTCCCTTTTTAAGAGACGATAAAAGATGTCCTCTTTACCGCATTGAAGAGGCACTTGAAGGTCTTGACTTGAAACTTCTTTTTGGTGGGAATTATCTCCGTAGTGATTTCAATGATGATCATCTTGCGAAATTACTGGATCGTATTGCTGAGGCAGGTAGTACTGGATTATTTAGCAGAATAGCAGCCAATTCTTATGTGAATTTCAAAATCCCTGTTAGCCATATACTTCATGCAGACACAACGTCCCATGTATTTTATGGGGAATGTGAGGTTTGTGAACAGGAAGGTTATGAAGGGTTGAATGTAACTCATGGCCATAGTAAAGACAAGCACCCTGAACTGAAACAGGTTATGACTGGAATGCTTACAGATGAGTACGGGATTCCAGTATATGAACAAACACTGGATGGAAATACTGCAGATAGTACCTGGTTTAAGAGTGCAATACAATATTTGCAGAGACTTTTTGGTGATGGTTGTAGTGGCTATACATTTATAGCAGATTCAAAACTGGTTAACAAAAAGAATATAGAGGTTATATACGGAGATAAAGATCCAATAAGGTTTATATCTCGCTGTCCTTCCAATTTTAACTCTAAAACTGCTGAAAAAGCAATAAAACAGGCTTATTTGCTGAATGATTGGGAAGACATAGGAATTTGTTGTGAAGATGAAAAATCAAAAAGAGCTGCAAGATATGACGCTCAAGGTTTTGTGAAAACGATCTATAAAAATGAATTTCGATTGGTTGTGGTTAAGGGTGATGATGCGGAAAGCAAAGTAAAAAAGAGTATTGAAAAAGAGAAACAAGCGATTGTGGATGATGTAAAGAAGTCGTTTAAGGAACCATTTTCCTGTGAACCAGACGCAGAAAAAGAAATTGGTGCGTTCCTTAAGAAGCATAAGAACTCGTTGTTTGACATTAAACTCAGTGTTGAAAAGGTAGTCACAGAAAAAAGGTCGAGAGGAAGACCTTCTAAAGATCAAAAGCCTCCTACTATTATTGAAAAATTTGTAGTCAAGCTGGATAAATTGACCGAAAATGAGAAGCGTGTGGAAGAGTGCAAACAGGACAAAGAATCCTTTGTTTTAATTACCAACATTCCAGTAGATGAAGAAAACAATAAGCAGATACTTCAGGATTACAAAAAACAAAGAGTTATCGAAACTAATTTTGAAGAATTGAAAAAACCTACGATGGTATCGACCATTTTCCTGGAAAAACCTGAGCGTATTGAAGCATTGATGATGTTGCTTCATGTTTCACTGCTCATAAGGGTATTGATGAGGGTTATCACCAGAATGAACCTTAAAAATGAAAGTGAGCCACCACTAATTGATTTTGCTGGAAGACCTTTAATGAATCCTACTGCGGATAAATTGTTGAGGTTATTTTCACTGCATAGTGTTGTCACTGTAGGGGATGAACATATTATTTATTCGAAGTCTGGGAAAGCAGATCATCTGCGCAAGTTGTTAGAACTGTTGGGACTTCACTCAGAAACAGGATAA
- the ppdK gene encoding pyruvate, phosphate dikinase, whose protein sequence is MSKFVYFFGKDVTDGKSSMKDMLGGKGANLAEMANLEIPVPPGFTITTEVCVLYLKKKNYSAEVLKQVEEAIDRLEKQNKKKLGDPEDPLLVSVRSGARVSMPGMMDTVLNLGLTDKSVLGLAKKVNDERFAYDCYRRFIAMFGDVVLGVEFRKFDSLITDKKKELGVKSDTDLDSIALKELGERFKEVIKLEKGFEFPQDPKVQLQMAINAVFDSWNNQRAITYRKLNGIDDTWGTAVTVQTMVYGNRGNTSGTGVAFTRNPSTGEKKFFGEYLINAQGEDVVAGIRTPKYINTLGNEIPEAYSQLVDICQRLESHFKDMQDIEFTIQEGKLYMLQTRTGKRTAAAAVKIATDMVAEGLIDKETAVTRVKAENIDQLLHPRIDPKAKLDIIAKGLPASPGAAVGKVVFTAEAAQEMAEAGEKTILVRTETSPEDIGGMAAAQGVLTVRGGMTSHAAVVGRGMGKPCVVGCGDISIDLKSALFMVNGFTIKEHEYITIDGSIGSVMIGKIDLIDAEINYDLRKLLTWADEIRTLGVRTNADNPADAALARELGAEGIGLCRTEHMFFGEDRIPAVREMIMAEDEKARKKALKKLLPMQKEDFLGIFRSMKGLPVTIRLLDPPLHEFLPDKEELDEKLRELETSGDCGKIDEIKKVIKRVVSLKEINPMLGHRGCRLGITYPEIYNMQVRAIMEAACELTAEGIEIVPEIMIPLVGLVKELSLSREEVCKTAETVMAEKGMKIDYKVGTMIELPRAVIIADQIAKEADFFSFGTNDLTQTTFGFSRDDVSKFVPIYQKAGILEHDPFAVLDQEGVGELMKIGIRKGRSVKPKLKIGICGEHGGEPRSIVFAHQIGIDYVSCSPYRIPIARLVAAQSTIEAKKAKQKI, encoded by the coding sequence TTGTCTAAGTTCGTATATTTTTTTGGAAAAGATGTAACTGACGGCAAAAGTAGTATGAAAGACATGCTTGGAGGTAAGGGTGCAAACCTTGCCGAGATGGCAAATCTCGAAATTCCCGTACCACCAGGCTTTACAATAACAACCGAAGTTTGTGTACTTTATCTAAAGAAAAAGAACTATTCCGCAGAAGTGCTCAAACAGGTCGAAGAAGCAATCGATCGATTAGAAAAACAAAATAAGAAAAAATTAGGAGACCCTGAAGATCCCTTACTTGTTTCTGTAAGGTCCGGAGCCAGAGTGTCCATGCCGGGGATGATGGACACCGTCCTGAATCTGGGGCTCACGGACAAATCCGTGCTAGGACTCGCGAAAAAAGTTAACGATGAAAGATTCGCTTACGACTGCTATAGAAGGTTTATCGCCATGTTTGGGGACGTGGTGCTCGGAGTTGAATTCAGAAAATTCGATTCCTTAATTACGGACAAAAAAAAGGAATTGGGAGTTAAGTCCGACACTGACCTTGATTCTATAGCATTAAAAGAATTGGGAGAGAGATTTAAGGAAGTTATCAAACTCGAAAAAGGATTTGAGTTTCCCCAGGACCCCAAAGTTCAGCTTCAGATGGCAATTAATGCTGTTTTTGATTCATGGAATAACCAGAGAGCCATCACTTACAGGAAGCTCAATGGTATTGATGACACCTGGGGAACAGCAGTTACTGTACAGACCATGGTTTATGGTAACAGAGGAAACACCTCAGGTACAGGCGTTGCTTTTACAAGAAACCCTTCTACAGGTGAAAAGAAGTTCTTTGGAGAATACCTCATCAATGCACAGGGCGAAGATGTGGTTGCCGGGATCAGGACTCCTAAATATATTAATACTCTCGGAAACGAAATCCCGGAAGCCTACTCCCAGCTTGTGGATATCTGCCAGAGACTTGAATCTCACTTCAAGGACATGCAGGACATAGAGTTTACCATTCAGGAAGGAAAACTCTATATGCTGCAGACCAGAACCGGAAAGCGCACAGCTGCTGCAGCCGTAAAGATTGCAACGGACATGGTGGCAGAAGGGCTCATAGACAAGGAAACTGCAGTAACCAGAGTCAAAGCCGAAAACATCGACCAGCTCCTGCACCCGAGGATTGACCCGAAAGCAAAACTAGACATAATTGCAAAAGGGCTTCCCGCATCTCCAGGAGCCGCTGTCGGAAAGGTTGTATTTACTGCTGAAGCTGCTCAAGAGATGGCAGAAGCAGGCGAAAAGACAATTCTTGTCCGTACTGAGACCTCTCCTGAAGACATCGGAGGCATGGCAGCTGCGCAGGGAGTCCTTACCGTGCGCGGTGGGATGACCTCTCACGCCGCAGTAGTTGGAAGAGGCATGGGGAAACCCTGTGTTGTTGGCTGTGGAGATATCTCAATCGATCTGAAGAGTGCTCTCTTTATGGTAAACGGCTTCACCATCAAAGAACACGAATATATTACGATCGATGGAAGTATCGGAAGCGTCATGATAGGAAAAATAGACCTGATTGATGCCGAAATAAATTACGACTTGAGAAAGCTTCTCACCTGGGCTGACGAGATAAGGACTCTCGGAGTACGGACAAACGCCGACAACCCGGCGGATGCAGCCCTTGCCCGCGAACTCGGTGCAGAAGGCATCGGGCTTTGCAGGACAGAGCACATGTTTTTCGGGGAAGACAGGATCCCAGCAGTCAGGGAAATGATCATGGCCGAAGATGAAAAGGCCAGGAAAAAAGCCCTCAAGAAACTGCTCCCCATGCAGAAAGAAGACTTCCTTGGAATCTTCCGCAGCATGAAAGGCCTGCCTGTAACCATCAGACTCCTTGACCCCCCTCTGCACGAGTTCCTTCCTGATAAAGAAGAGCTCGATGAAAAGCTCAGGGAACTTGAAACCTCAGGGGATTGCGGGAAGATTGACGAGATTAAAAAGGTCATCAAGCGTGTGGTTTCCCTTAAAGAAATCAACCCTATGCTCGGGCACAGGGGCTGCAGGCTTGGAATCACTTACCCCGAAATCTACAACATGCAGGTGCGTGCAATCATGGAGGCTGCCTGTGAGCTTACAGCCGAAGGAATTGAAATCGTTCCTGAAATCATGATTCCACTCGTGGGACTCGTAAAAGAACTCTCCCTTTCAAGAGAGGAAGTCTGCAAGACGGCAGAAACAGTAATGGCTGAAAAAGGCATGAAGATCGACTACAAAGTAGGAACCATGATCGAACTGCCCAGAGCCGTAATCATTGCAGACCAGATCGCAAAGGAAGCCGACTTCTTCTCCTTCGGGACAAACGACCTGACCCAGACAACCTTCGGGTTCAGCAGGGACGACGTATCCAAATTCGTGCCTATTTACCAGAAGGCAGGCATTCTTGAACACGATCCCTTCGCAGTCCTGGACCAGGAAGGCGTTGGCGAACTCATGAAGATCGGAATCAGAAAAGGACGTTCCGTTAAACCCAAGCTCAAGATCGGGATCTGCGGAGAACACGGCGGCGAACCGAGGTCCATAGTCTTCGCCCACCAGATAGGCATTGACTATGTTAGCTGCTCCCCCTACAGAATCCCAATTGCAAGACTCGTAGCTGCGCAGAGCACAATCGAAGCCAAAAAAGCAAAACAAAAAATCTAA
- a CDS encoding transcription initiation factor IIB, with protein MVEVERVRYSDTLEREKIRAMIKARKEKQKEQNFENEKAVCPECGSRNLVHDYERAELVCGDCGLVVDADFVDEGPEWRAFDHDQRMKRSRVGAPMTYTIHDKGLSTMIDWRNRDSYGKSISSKNRAQLYRLRKWQRRIRVSNATERNLAFALSELDRMASALGLPRTVRETAAVVYRKAVDKNLIRGRSIEGVAAAALYAACRQCSVPRTLDEIEEVSRVSRKEIGRTYRFISRELALKLMPTSPIDYVPRFCSGLNLKGEVQSKSVEILRQASEKELTSGRGPTGVAAAAIYIASILCGERRTQREVADVAGVTEVTIRNRYKELAEELDIEIIL; from the coding sequence ATGGTAGAAGTCGAAAGAGTTCGCTATTCGGACACTCTTGAAAGAGAAAAAATACGTGCCATGATCAAAGCTCGCAAAGAAAAGCAAAAAGAGCAAAATTTTGAGAACGAAAAGGCCGTGTGTCCGGAATGCGGCAGCAGGAACCTTGTTCACGACTACGAGCGGGCAGAGCTTGTTTGCGGTGACTGCGGACTTGTCGTCGATGCCGATTTTGTGGATGAGGGGCCCGAATGGCGAGCTTTCGATCACGATCAGCGCATGAAGCGTTCTCGTGTGGGTGCGCCCATGACTTATACAATCCACGACAAAGGGCTTTCCACAATGATCGACTGGAGGAATCGTGATTCCTACGGAAAGTCTATCTCCTCCAAAAACCGTGCTCAACTATATCGTTTAAGAAAATGGCAGCGTAGGATTCGAGTAAGTAACGCAACTGAAAGAAACCTGGCTTTTGCCCTTTCCGAACTGGACAGAATGGCTTCTGCTCTGGGTCTCCCCAGGACTGTCAGGGAAACAGCGGCAGTCGTCTACAGAAAAGCTGTGGACAAAAATCTTATCCGCGGTCGCAGTATTGAAGGTGTAGCCGCAGCCGCCCTTTATGCTGCCTGTCGCCAGTGCAGTGTTCCGAGGACTCTTGATGAGATTGAAGAGGTTTCAAGGGTTAGCAGGAAAGAAATCGGAAGAACTTACCGTTTCATTTCCCGAGAACTTGCCTTAAAACTCATGCCAACTTCCCCCATCGACTATGTCCCGAGGTTCTGCTCCGGGCTTAACCTGAAGGGGGAGGTCCAGTCAAAGAGTGTTGAAATCCTCAGGCAGGCATCCGAAAAAGAACTTACAAGCGGAAGAGGGCCAACGGGAGTTGCGGCAGCTGCAATATATATCGCATCAATTCTCTGCGGTGAGCGGAGGACTCAGCGGGAAGTTGCAGATGTTGCCGGGGTTACGGAAGTTACCATCAGAAACAGGTATAAGGAACTGGCAGAAGAACTGGATATTGAGATTATCCTTTAA
- a CDS encoding polyprenyl synthetase family protein: MMLIDEIKKRSSHVDAAIDELLPVTCPEELYKAARYLVDAGGKRLRPTVLILAAEAVGSDLKSVLPAAVAVELVHNFTLIHDDIMDKDDIRRGMPAVHVKWGEAGAILAGDTLYSKAFEILSKVENEPVRILKCMDVLSKTCTEICEGQWLDMDFETWDQVTELEYIEMVEKKTSVLYAAAAKIGALLGGASDEVAEALSEYGRLIGIGFQMYDDVLDLISPEEVLGKVRGSDLMEGKHTLIIIDAFGKGVNLGIFGKGAATLEETEAAVRTLTECGSLDYVKNLAISYINQGKAKLDVLRDCPEKELLLQIADYMIAREY, encoded by the coding sequence ATGATGCTTATTGATGAGATCAAAAAAAGAAGTTCCCATGTTGATGCTGCAATTGACGAATTGCTTCCAGTAACCTGTCCCGAGGAGCTGTATAAAGCTGCTCGGTATCTTGTGGATGCCGGCGGAAAGCGCCTTCGTCCGACAGTCCTTATCCTGGCAGCAGAAGCTGTCGGCTCAGATCTCAAGTCCGTTTTGCCTGCAGCAGTGGCAGTGGAACTTGTGCATAATTTCACTCTGATCCATGACGATATTATGGATAAGGACGACATCCGCAGGGGAATGCCTGCAGTCCATGTTAAATGGGGTGAAGCCGGTGCTATACTTGCCGGAGACACTCTTTACTCCAAAGCTTTCGAGATCCTGTCAAAGGTCGAAAACGAACCTGTAAGGATTTTAAAGTGCATGGATGTCCTCTCAAAGACATGTACCGAAATCTGCGAAGGGCAATGGCTTGACATGGATTTTGAAACATGGGACCAGGTAACGGAACTTGAGTACATCGAAATGGTGGAAAAGAAGACCTCTGTCCTTTATGCAGCCGCAGCTAAGATCGGAGCTCTCCTCGGGGGAGCCTCGGACGAAGTTGCTGAGGCCTTATCCGAATATGGGCGCCTTATAGGAATTGGCTTCCAGATGTACGATGATGTCCTGGACCTGATCTCTCCTGAAGAAGTGCTCGGAAAAGTGAGAGGTAGTGACCTTATGGAAGGGAAACATACCCTGATCATCATTGACGCTTTCGGGAAAGGCGTAAATCTGGGCATATTCGGAAAAGGGGCAGCCACTCTCGAAGAAACTGAAGCAGCCGTCCGGACTCTGACAGAATGCGGGTCTCTCGATTACGTGAAAAACCTTGCAATCTCATATATCAATCAAGGGAAGGCAAAACTGGATGTCCTCAGGGATTGTCCTGAAAAAGAACTTCTCCTCCAGATTGCTGACTATATGATTGCAAGGGAATACTAA